The window GAGTCCTACACTCTTCAGCGCTACCGTCTTCCCACCGGCGTTTGGGCCAGAGATGAGATGTCCGCGAACAGTGCTCCGGAACTCTATGTCCAAAGGGACCACGGCGCTACGCCCACGAGCAGCCACTAACAGGGGGTGGACGATCTGCTGCAGTACAATCTCGCCATCTTCAGCAATCGTTGGCTTCTGCCCTCCGTAGAGCACGGCGTAGCGGGCACGGGCGTAGAGGCTGTCCAGAAGGGCTAGTATCTCCAGGGAGTGCAGAAGCTCAGCCGCGCATGAACCAACCTCCGCCGTCAAGACACGGAGAATCCGCTCTATTTCTCGCCGTTCTGCATCGGCTAAGAGTGCCAGCTCATTGTTGAGCTCAAAGATTTCCGCTGGTTCGAGGAAAACGGTTGCCCCTGTCTGGGAAACGCCGTGGATAATGCCGGGAATATGGTTTTTGTGCTCCACGCGGATGGGCACGACGAAACGACCCTCACGCTGTGTGATGAACTCGTCCATCGCCAGCTCGTCTTCAACGAAGCGGCGTAGGATGCGCCGCAGGCGTGTCCGCAAGGACGCTGCCACACGCTGCATCTCGGCGCGAATCCGTGCCAGCTCCCGAGAAGCAGCGTCCCGAACGCCGCCGGTTTCATCAACCGCATCGCTGATGTGTCGCTCCAGCAAGCGGTTCTGGTACAACTGCTCACCGAGTGCCCGCAGCAGAGGTAGCTCTGCCTGCCGAATCAGCTCTTGGCGTACGGCGCGCGAGAGCTGCAGTAACTCCCGAACATCCACCAGCTCCGTCGGCAGCAGCATCGCGTTCTCGATAGTTGACTTCCGGAGCTGCCGCCGTACGTCGGGTACAGGAGTCCATGGGAACGGTACCCCCTGCCGGAGGAGCCTTACCATCTCCTCCAGTATCCCGTGCTCCCGCTGCAACCACTCAAGGTCCGTCGTCGGACGGAGTTCTAAGACCTTCTCTCGTCCCAGCTCTGACAGGCAGAGCGAGGCAATCTGCTGGATGACCTTCGGGAACTCGAGCTCTGTCAGTGCTGCTTGGACCAACTCCTGCTCGACCTGCTTCATGCCTTCCGCGAATCCCGCAGTAGCGAACGAACTACACGCTCCCAATAGGTCTCAACGCCGCGACCCTGCCCTCCTATCCCTTCCCTGGCAACCCTGCAGAGGTTGGACGATTGGAGCGCTACAGCAGCTAACGGAGCACACCACCGAACCGACACAGCTCCGCCCCTCATGCCCGACGCAGTATCAACAGGGCAATCTCCGGTGGAATGCCCATCCGCACGGCGGGTCCAACGAAGCCGAGTCCTCGGTTGACGTAGAGCCACTGCTGACCTGTCTGATAGAGCCCTGCCCAGTACCGATAGACCAACTGCGCGACACTCCACTCTTGTCCCAAGAGCTGTAAGCCTACCTGTCCCCCATGGGTATGCCCACAGAGGCCCAACGTCACAGGGGCTTTGCCCTCCACTTCCCACTCCCAGAAGCGGGGATCATGGAAGAGCAGAATTGTCGGCACTTCCGAGCTCAACCCCGCCAGCGCCCGGTCTAAGTCACCAAACCGCTGCCCAGAACCTGTGTTGTCCGTACCAGCAAGCTGTAGCTTCGCACCCCGTATGGTGAGCATCCGCCCTTCATTGACCAGCAGCTCGATCCCTACCTGCTCCAGACGATGCCGCAATTGGCGGTGCCCAGTATCGGTCATGTAGTGGTCATGGTTCCCAAGGCAGCCATAAACCCCAAACGGAGCCGAGAGTTGGCGCAATGGGGCCTCCGCTCGTCGGAGTTCGTCGGGATGGAAGTTGACGTAGTCACCCGTAAACACGATGAGCTCTGGACGAAGTTGCTGGATCTGCTCGACGACCTGCCAGAAGAAGTCTTCTCGTGAGAAGGAGCCGGCATGGATGTCAGAGAGATGAACGATACGGAGTCCGTCCAGCTCTGGCGCAAGTCCCGGGATGGGGATCTCCGTAGTGAAAAGCCGGGGACGGTAGGTTGTACGGGCCATCCCTTCAGCAACGGACAAGAAAGGAAGCGCCGCGATCCCCAGACCCGCCAGTGACAGAACTTGTCGGCGCTGCAGATCAACGGCAGAAGCTACCGGCCGTGGCCACAAGCGACTCAACCGATGACGCAGCCAGCCAACGAGGTCAGTGAGGAGTAGCACAGGGAAAAGCAGCATTTTGGGTAGATACCACAGCGTCAACAGTGCGTAGATAACAGCCCCTTCTGGTGTCAAGACGGGCCCAACCCATCGCCG is drawn from Candidatus Kapaibacterium sp. and contains these coding sequences:
- a CDS encoding metallophosphoesterase yields the protein MRWALFIVVLALLQGAIDAYVLWRWMRWVQKQGAPSWLYRVAWGMGAVMFIAAIAFFAYRRWVGPVLTPEGAVIYALLTLWYLPKMLLFPVLLLTDLVGWLRHRLSRLWPRPVASAVDLQRRQVLSLAGLGIAALPFLSVAEGMARTTYRPRLFTTEIPIPGLAPELDGLRIVHLSDIHAGSFSREDFFWQVVEQIQQLRPELIVFTGDYVNFHPDELRRAEAPLRQLSAPFGVYGCLGNHDHYMTDTGHRQLRHRLEQVGIELLVNEGRMLTIRGAKLQLAGTDNTGSGQRFGDLDRALAGLSSEVPTILLFHDPRFWEWEVEGKAPVTLGLCGHTHGGQVGLQLLGQEWSVAQLVYRYWAGLYQTGQQWLYVNRGLGFVGPAVRMGIPPEIALLILRRA